Proteins encoded within one genomic window of Panacibacter microcysteis:
- a CDS encoding glycosyltransferase family 2 protein, with the protein MLLSIVIRNLNEAAALKRTLLSVKRQQVDFAYEVIVVDNESDDDSVEIANDFNCKVISLKRSEFTFGHALNYGIQHAQGAYVLILSAHILLLNEYFLKSLPAYFEQVQVAGLRFINAADNAGAEAAIEFGPQEIAAGKNVLNEHWQHLTINHCAAVRKSAWEKVHFDATIFAGEDKKWALDVLNAGYKLLYNVPCFYTYNRTLSRQQKIKRQAIETAAKELLTGKKEQQFNGSLVAVTLRRIGKEFRRSYAQLQVNSAVYKSINELRKKHFNR; encoded by the coding sequence TTGTTACTATCAATCGTTATAAGAAACCTCAACGAAGCAGCAGCACTTAAAAGAACATTGCTTTCCGTTAAGCGGCAGCAGGTAGATTTTGCATACGAGGTAATTGTTGTAGATAATGAGTCTGATGATGATTCGGTTGAGATAGCAAATGATTTCAATTGTAAAGTTATTTCACTAAAGCGCAGTGAGTTTACGTTTGGCCACGCATTAAACTACGGCATACAGCATGCACAGGGCGCTTATGTGTTAATATTAAGTGCACACATTCTGTTGCTGAATGAATATTTTCTTAAGTCGCTGCCTGCTTATTTTGAACAAGTGCAGGTAGCCGGTTTGCGTTTTATAAATGCGGCTGATAATGCCGGTGCCGAAGCAGCGATTGAGTTTGGCCCGCAGGAAATAGCAGCAGGTAAAAATGTGCTGAATGAACATTGGCAGCACCTTACAATCAATCATTGTGCAGCCGTTAGAAAAAGTGCCTGGGAAAAGGTGCATTTTGATGCCACAATTTTTGCGGGCGAAGATAAAAAGTGGGCGCTTGATGTACTGAATGCGGGTTATAAGCTCTTGTATAATGTGCCTTGTTTCTATACATATAACCGCACACTCAGCCGGCAACAGAAAATAAAAAGACAGGCAATTGAAACAGCAGCAAAAGAATTGCTTACCGGCAAAAAAGAACAGCAGTTCAATGGAAGCCTGGTAGCAGTAACGCTGCGAAGAATTGGCAAAGAGTTTAGACGGTCTTATGCACAACTGCAGGTAAACAGCGCGGTGTATAAATCCATCAACGAGCTGAGAAAAAAACACTTTAACCGGTAG
- a CDS encoding glycosyltransferase family 4 protein codes for MKIAFISYEFPPDTGFGGIGTYTYQLSIALAGRGHTVEVFSCSREEDKLNIVVEALVTVHRVKADKRSIFAERIVAVFAQRHAITGFDIIESPEYCAEGLQVRKAFPAIPMVVKLHTPLYLVNRLNNVHKPVSFKKKVKQLIGRSSYNKNGDADYQLAAAADAVCSPSRSLADIISKEWGIKHIDVVPNYYQPLPGFYNITAADARNNIVAFTGRLEVRKGILSLLRAIPLVLKAKPGIVFRFIGSSGDAPGGNGSMEAYIRQQLPGFLSQLQFTGFVHREDMPEAVKDVTLFVFPSVWENFPYVCLEAMSAAKAVVASDAGGMKEMLEGENGGKIVDAKDHKALAHAIIGLLNNAGERARMAQHNRKRVQDYYASAVLNTVEDYYQKVVSLQQTIKH; via the coding sequence ATGAAGATAGCATTCATCAGTTACGAATTTCCACCCGATACCGGTTTTGGCGGTATCGGAACATATACTTACCAGTTATCAATAGCACTGGCAGGAAGGGGCCATACGGTAGAAGTGTTTAGTTGCAGCAGGGAAGAAGACAAACTGAATATTGTTGTCGAAGCGCTTGTTACCGTACATAGGGTAAAAGCAGATAAGCGCAGTATTTTTGCAGAAAGGATTGTTGCAGTTTTTGCACAACGACATGCCATAACCGGGTTTGATATCATTGAGAGCCCCGAGTATTGTGCGGAAGGGTTGCAGGTAAGAAAGGCATTTCCAGCTATTCCAATGGTTGTAAAACTTCATACACCTTTATACCTTGTTAACAGGCTAAACAATGTACACAAGCCTGTATCATTCAAAAAGAAAGTAAAGCAACTGATCGGGAGAAGCAGTTATAATAAAAACGGCGATGCAGATTACCAGCTTGCTGCGGCAGCAGACGCCGTTTGTTCCCCCTCAAGATCTTTGGCTGACATTATATCCAAAGAATGGGGCATAAAGCATATAGATGTAGTGCCCAATTATTATCAGCCTTTGCCGGGTTTTTACAACATAACTGCAGCTGATGCGCGGAACAACATCGTGGCGTTTACCGGCAGGCTTGAAGTACGCAAAGGCATACTTTCTCTTTTAAGAGCTATACCCCTGGTGTTGAAAGCAAAGCCCGGTATTGTTTTCAGATTTATAGGCAGCAGCGGAGATGCACCGGGCGGCAATGGTTCAATGGAAGCATACATTCGGCAGCAATTGCCTGGTTTTTTGTCGCAACTGCAGTTTACGGGTTTTGTACACCGGGAAGATATGCCCGAAGCAGTGAAAGATGTAACCTTATTTGTTTTTCCAAGTGTGTGGGAAAACTTTCCATACGTATGCCTCGAGGCTATGAGCGCAGCAAAGGCAGTCGTAGCTTCAGATGCAGGCGGAATGAAAGAAATGCTCGAAGGCGAAAATGGCGGAAAGATTGTTGATGCAAAAGATCATAAGGCTCTTGCGCATGCTATTATTGGTCTGCTGAATAATGCAGGCGAAAGAGCGAGAATGGCTCAGCACAACCGTAAACGGGTGCAGGATTATTATGCATCCGCTGTGCTGAATACAGTGGAAGACTATTATCAAAAAGTTGTAAGCCTGCAACAAACAATAAAGCATTAA